A genomic region of Homalodisca vitripennis isolate AUS2020 unplaced genomic scaffold, UT_GWSS_2.1 ScUCBcl_3868;HRSCAF=9653, whole genome shotgun sequence contains the following coding sequences:
- the LOC124372715 gene encoding cytochrome P450 6k1-like, which translates to MKYLRQVVSEALRKYTPLTLIFRRCTKDYKIPDTSIVIEKGTLVLMPLRSIHEDPDHYPNPEAFDPERFSDENSASRHIAAYMPFGIGPRFCPAVLYSHINIRTALVFLLRQFEIRVTEETPEYLQPNPLAFLMSPKNGIPLAFKKRH; encoded by the exons ATGAAATATCTTCGGCAAGTTGTCTCAG AGGCCTTAAGAAAATATACACCACTCACACTGATCTTCCGAAGATGTACCAAGGATTACAAAATTCCAGACACCTCTATAGTGATAGAGAAGGGAACTCTAGTACTCATGCCTCTGAGAAGTATCCACGAGGATCCTGATCACTATCCAAATCCAGAGGCTTTTGATCCAGAACGGTTTTCTGATGAGAATTCTGCATCAAGGCACATAGCTGCTTATATGCCTTTTGGGATTGGTCCACGTTTTTGTCCAG CGGTGTTGTATTCTCACATCAACATTCGAACAGCGCTGGTATTCTTGCTGAGGCAGTTTGAAATACGTGTCACCGAGGAGACTCCGGAATATCTCCAGCCCAATCCCCTCGCATTCCTCATGTCTCCAAAGAATGGTATCCCCTTGGCCTTCAAGAAACGCCACTGA